The following proteins are encoded in a genomic region of Arcobacter suis CECT 7833:
- a CDS encoding response regulator transcription factor codes for MIDYVSLEKYAKDISILFVEDDKGISKKMELLLHEIFSKIKVAFDGKEALEQYYNYYKINKEYPDLIITDIQMPNMDGVELIKHIYKENPNQRIIVLSAHNESEYLMELVNLGIYRFILKPMDYDNFFQIIFKISKEIYMEKYKVSDKKEIFLKLNNNLIWNKELKQLYLNDELLRLTKKEFLLIELLLKIPEKIFVNEEIISYIWNEEFDKNPDISNLKNLISRLRSKIPELTIENIYGFGYKMVTI; via the coding sequence ATGATTGATTATGTTTCTTTGGAAAAATATGCAAAGGATATATCTATATTATTTGTGGAAGATGACAAGGGAATTTCAAAAAAAATGGAACTTCTTCTTCATGAGATCTTTTCTAAAATAAAAGTTGCTTTTGATGGAAAAGAAGCTTTAGAGCAGTATTACAATTATTATAAAATAAATAAAGAATATCCAGATTTGATAATTACAGATATTCAAATGCCTAATATGGATGGTGTTGAACTTATAAAACATATTTATAAGGAAAATCCAAATCAAAGAATAATAGTTTTATCAGCTCATAATGAATCAGAATATCTTATGGAATTGGTTAATTTAGGTATTTATAGATTTATTCTAAAACCAATGGATTATGACAATTTTTTTCAAATAATATTTAAAATATCAAAAGAAATTTATATGGAAAAATATAAGGTTTCAGATAAAAAAGAGATATTCCTAAAATTAAATAATAATCTAATCTGGAACAAAGAATTAAAACAACTCTATTTAAATGATGAATTATTAAGACTCACAAAAAAAGAGTTTTTATTAATAGAATTACTTCTTAAAATACCTGAAAAGATTTTTGTAAATGAAGAAATTATCTCTTATATCTGGAATGAAGAGTTTGATAAAAACCCTGATATTTCAAATCTTAAAAATTTGATTTCAAGATTAAGAAGTAAAATACCAGAATTAACAATAGAAAATATTTATGGATTTGGCTATAAAATGGTAACTATTTAG
- a CDS encoding methyl-accepting chemotaxis protein, with product MFNSLLELITKKISNKIIVALFILMSLSSITVVYFTTSKVTKDSIEKTKENLEMLNAAMFQSLRNAMNTGDPVQIAKAEEDARHIKGVKNLTVAKGKSLMELYPSSIPYTTDKEVLSTFDSKQPLLLQTHNENGHNIRMIKPMIATQECLMCHGNQNEGDVIGVMDLTFSLDEADIQIRALITEISIISVVLAFITIGLIFFIVRRATNPIEKLKHGFENLLHSNDTNISLAVESKDEIGEVATLFNAYMDKVRAGLKQDAIVIEEASDILEKTANGFFVYKVNAKASNPHVEDLKNRLNSMILSTKDTLDKINETLRYYSESKFDYKIDDDGIYGNLGSLTAGIKLVGNNTSEILAMVMNTGNALNESTQTLSGASNNLSTSSNQQAASLEETAAALEEITSTIQANTLATNKMSQLAQNVTVSARNGQDLANQTAKSMDEINKEVSSINEAIEVIDQIAFQTNILSLNAAVEAATAGEAGKGFAVVAAEVRNLANRSAEAAREIKNIVELASRKAKEGKNISDNMIEGYKELNENISNTILTINEVAGASKEQEKGIVQINDAINLLDQATQKNAQVADQISTMAENIANMSNSLVTAAAKASFLQDSLDKVADVDLVYDTALLKVEVLNTKDKVYAKLGDYKSFKIEENQTLKQWCENQINSTKKVDMEIINNIDMLNKKFHNNLQDLVDANSNKDSNETLNKKAKEVEIDTFKIFTNLNNVKIPSVKK from the coding sequence ATGTTTAATTCTTTGCTTGAATTAATAACAAAAAAAATAAGTAATAAGATAATTGTTGCTCTATTTATTTTAATGTCGCTAAGTAGTATTACAGTTGTATATTTTACAACATCTAAAGTGACAAAAGATTCTATTGAAAAAACAAAAGAGAATCTAGAGATGTTAAATGCTGCGATGTTTCAAAGTCTAAGAAATGCAATGAATACAGGAGATCCTGTACAAATAGCAAAAGCAGAAGAAGATGCAAGACATATCAAAGGTGTTAAAAACTTAACTGTTGCAAAAGGTAAATCTTTAATGGAGTTATATCCTTCTAGTATTCCATATACAACAGATAAAGAAGTTTTAAGTACATTTGATTCTAAACAACCTTTACTTTTACAAACACATAATGAAAATGGTCACAATATAAGAATGATAAAACCTATGATTGCAACACAAGAGTGTTTAATGTGTCATGGTAATCAAAATGAAGGTGATGTAATTGGAGTAATGGATTTAACTTTTTCATTAGATGAAGCTGATATACAAATAAGAGCTTTAATTACAGAAATTTCAATAATATCTGTAGTATTAGCTTTTATAACTATTGGTTTAATTTTCTTTATAGTAAGAAGAGCTACTAATCCAATTGAAAAATTAAAACATGGATTTGAAAATCTATTACATTCTAATGATACAAATATATCTTTAGCTGTTGAATCAAAAGATGAAATAGGTGAAGTTGCAACTTTATTTAATGCTTACATGGATAAAGTAAGAGCTGGTTTAAAACAAGATGCTATTGTAATAGAAGAAGCAAGTGATATTTTAGAAAAAACTGCAAATGGATTTTTTGTATATAAAGTAAATGCTAAAGCATCAAACCCACATGTTGAAGATTTAAAAAATAGATTAAATTCTATGATTTTAAGTACAAAAGATACTTTAGATAAAATCAATGAAACATTAAGATATTATTCAGAATCAAAATTTGATTATAAAATAGATGATGATGGAATTTATGGGAACTTAGGTTCATTAACAGCTGGTATTAAACTTGTAGGAAATAATACTTCTGAAATTTTAGCAATGGTTATGAATACAGGAAATGCATTAAATGAAAGTACTCAAACCCTTTCAGGTGCTTCAAATAATCTGTCAACTTCTTCAAATCAACAAGCAGCATCACTAGAAGAGACAGCAGCAGCATTAGAAGAAATAACATCAACAATTCAAGCAAATACATTAGCAACAAATAAAATGTCACAACTTGCTCAAAATGTTACAGTATCTGCTAGAAATGGACAAGATTTGGCAAATCAAACTGCTAAATCAATGGATGAAATAAATAAAGAAGTAAGCTCAATAAATGAAGCTATTGAAGTAATTGATCAAATTGCATTCCAAACAAATATTCTTTCTTTAAATGCAGCCGTAGAAGCTGCAACTGCTGGTGAAGCTGGAAAAGGATTTGCAGTAGTTGCAGCAGAAGTGCGAAACCTAGCAAATAGAAGTGCAGAAGCAGCTCGAGAAATTAAAAATATTGTTGAATTAGCTAGCAGAAAAGCTAAAGAAGGTAAAAATATATCTGATAATATGATTGAAGGATATAAAGAATTAAATGAGAATATTTCAAATACAATTTTGACAATAAATGAAGTTGCTGGTGCTTCAAAAGAACAAGAAAAAGGAATAGTTCAAATTAATGATGCTATTAATTTATTAGATCAAGCTACTCAAAAAAATGCACAAGTTGCAGATCAAATTTCAACTATGGCTGAAAATATTGCTAATATGTCAAACTCTTTAGTAACAGCTGCTGCTAAAGCTTCATTTTTACAAGACTCTTTAGATAAAGTTGCTGATGTAGATTTAGTTTACGATACTGCTTTATTAAAAGTAGAAGTACTAAATACAAAAGATAAAGTATATGCAAAATTAGGTGATTATAAATCATTTAAAATAGAGGAAAACCAAACTTTAAAACAGTGGTGTGAAAATCAGATTAATTCAACTAAAAAAGTTGATATGGAAATAATAAATAATATAGATATGTTAAATAAAAAATTCCATAATAATCTACAAGATTTAGTTGATGCAAATTCAAATAAAGACTCGAATGAAACTTTGAATAAAAAAGCAAAAGAAGTTGAAATAGATACTTTTAAAATTTTTACTAATCTTAATAATGTTAAAATACCTTCTGTGAAAAAATAG
- a CDS encoding chemotaxis protein CheA, with protein sequence MISSNVTIDLQKLEKLLNKVGDLVITNSMMAQSVDNLPASEEKKNLVEKITLFQRHIVELQDYATDIRMIKFESMYTIYNNIIQEILPANKSIKLQIVGGETKVDKSLVEHLDLSIKTLITNSVLYGIETKEERTAKDKNPEATIKIIAQQLNGQMSFCIEDDGIGFDKDELDFEEEFPKIKEDNQLKNVYKIKENVEKLNGNIEIKSDLEEGFSFTITVPLTHSILDGLNIKIGDNIFILPTSSIVESIQPTKEMIKLVGDGSSALLMLRDEFIPIIRLYEFLHIVPKTQDLSQGILIIVKSGTQKAAFFIDEFLQQQQVVLKAIETNFKKVDSVAGATVRGDGSIGIIIDVKSIIENF encoded by the coding sequence ATGATTAGTTCAAATGTAACAATAGATTTACAAAAACTAGAAAAACTTTTAAATAAAGTTGGAGATTTAGTAATAACAAACTCAATGATGGCTCAAAGTGTTGATAATTTACCAGCTAGTGAAGAAAAAAAGAATTTAGTTGAAAAAATCACTCTTTTTCAAAGACATATAGTTGAACTTCAAGATTATGCAACAGATATAAGAATGATTAAGTTTGAAAGTATGTACACAATTTATAACAATATTATTCAAGAAATATTACCAGCAAATAAATCAATTAAATTACAAATAGTTGGTGGAGAAACTAAAGTAGATAAATCTTTGGTTGAACATTTAGATTTATCTATTAAAACTTTGATTACAAATAGTGTTCTTTATGGAATAGAAACAAAAGAAGAAAGAACAGCAAAAGATAAAAATCCAGAAGCTACTATAAAAATAATCGCTCAACAACTAAATGGACAAATGTCATTTTGTATAGAAGATGATGGAATAGGATTTGATAAAGATGAACTGGATTTTGAAGAAGAGTTTCCTAAAATCAAAGAAGATAATCAACTAAAAAATGTTTATAAAATTAAAGAAAATGTAGAAAAATTAAATGGAAATATAGAAATAAAAAGTGATTTAGAAGAAGGTTTTTCTTTTACAATAACAGTTCCTTTAACTCACTCTATTTTAGATGGTTTAAATATAAAAATTGGAGATAATATTTTTATTTTACCAACTTCATCAATAGTTGAATCAATTCAACCTACAAAGGAGATGATAAAACTAGTAGGTGATGGAAGTTCAGCTTTACTTATGTTAAGAGATGAATTTATACCAATAATAAGATTATATGAATTTTTACATATTGTTCCAAAAACACAAGATTTAAGCCAAGGTATTTTAATAATCGTAAAATCAGGAACACAAAAAGCAGCCTTTTTTATAGATGAATTTTTACAACAGCAACAAGTAGTTTTAAAAGCAATAGAAACCAACTTTAAAAAAGTTGATAGTGTTGCAGGAGCAACGGTAAGAGGTGATGGAAGCATTGGTATTATTATTGATGTTAAAAGTATTATTGAAAATTTTTAA
- a CDS encoding CZB domain-containing protein, with protein MRANQINSLSQEVSELSTKLIQAANFAEYSKQTRDYICDVDLVFKTAKLKNDHIRFKETNFAKLGKNETWSVVSHHDCALGKWIDESERSIQKYTNTESWNSLKRYHEDIHKSVQTYINEDVKKTADINLKDLAIKIENITQHIFDELNMVKKNAC; from the coding sequence ATGAGAGCAAATCAAATAAATTCTTTATCACAAGAAGTATCAGAACTTTCTACTAAATTAATACAAGCAGCGAACTTTGCAGAATATTCAAAACAAACAAGAGATTACATTTGTGATGTAGATCTAGTTTTTAAAACAGCTAAATTAAAAAATGATCATATTAGATTTAAAGAAACTAATTTTGCGAAATTAGGAAAAAATGAGACATGGTCAGTTGTATCACATCATGATTGTGCATTAGGAAAGTGGATTGATGAATCAGAGAGAAGTATTCAGAAATATACTAATACAGAAAGTTGGAATAGTTTAAAAAGATATCATGAAGATATTCATAAATCTGTTCAAACTTATATAAATGAAGATGTAAAAAAAACAGCTGATATAAACTTAAAAGATTTAGCGATTAAAATAGAGAATATAACACAGCATATTTTTGATGAATTAAATATGGTTAAAAAGAACGCTTGTTAA
- a CDS encoding methyl-accepting chemotaxis protein, with the protein MLDRFSTKKKLFLFPTIFIFIVIVVGVIYYHLSGVTSLREGAATKSDILVQQVLKSRIAAFQFLRLPNKENIYNVRKEFLLLNEEVLEFKSTLNVEKNKILCDEIISSLKKYLEYFDSFSNQRIDDLKNGIKEETPEMKVIISQMGPIGVSIEEKLYKINSSAIALKNEANEFLNSLLSIIALITIVIFIIGSLIISNVIIKSLNNFKEGLLSFFSYLNRESSRVFLLNDKAEDEFGEMAKIVNKNIEKIERLIIQDNELIDDVKKVVNEVKNGYLNKRIEKSTQNESLEELRNAFNDMLLGLQLKVCTNINDISLALEKYAKLDFTHRIGGCNSQVTVGLNKLADIINDMLVENKSNGLTLDESSNILLANVDKLNISSNEAAASLEETAAALEQITSNIRNNTQTIAKMSSYSSSVTKSAHDGEQLANQTTVAMDEINTQVNLITDAISIIDQIAFQTNILSLNAAVEAATAGEAGKGFAVVAAEVGNLANRSAEAAKEIKTIVENATSKANDGKQIANNMIEGYKELNQNITNTINLISDIEMSSKEQLSGIEQINDAVNSLDRQTQQNAAIASQTNDVAVITDEIAKLVVSNANAKEFLGKNEVRAKNINVK; encoded by the coding sequence ATGTTAGATAGATTTAGTACAAAAAAGAAATTATTTTTATTTCCAACTATATTTATATTTATAGTTATAGTAGTAGGTGTTATTTATTATCATTTGAGTGGAGTAACTAGCTTAAGAGAAGGTGCTGCAACTAAATCAGATATTCTTGTTCAACAAGTTTTAAAATCTAGAATTGCTGCTTTTCAATTTTTAAGGTTACCCAATAAAGAAAACATATATAACGTTAGAAAAGAGTTTTTATTATTAAATGAAGAAGTTTTAGAGTTTAAAAGTACATTAAATGTAGAAAAAAATAAAATTTTATGTGATGAGATAATTTCAAGTTTAAAAAAATACTTAGAGTACTTTGACTCTTTTTCAAATCAAAGAATAGATGATTTGAAAAATGGTATAAAAGAAGAAACTCCAGAAATGAAAGTTATTATTTCTCAAATGGGACCCATTGGCGTATCTATAGAAGAAAAACTTTATAAAATAAATTCTAGTGCAATAGCTTTAAAAAATGAAGCTAATGAATTTCTAAATAGTTTATTATCAATAATAGCATTAATTACAATTGTTATTTTTATAATAGGGTCATTGATTATTTCAAATGTAATTATTAAATCTCTAAATAACTTCAAAGAGGGATTATTGTCATTTTTCTCATATTTAAATAGAGAATCATCAAGAGTTTTTTTATTAAATGATAAAGCAGAAGATGAATTTGGAGAGATGGCAAAAATAGTAAATAAAAATATAGAAAAAATAGAAAGATTAATAATTCAAGATAATGAATTAATAGATGATGTAAAAAAAGTAGTAAATGAAGTAAAAAATGGATACTTAAATAAAAGAATTGAAAAAAGTACTCAAAATGAGAGTCTTGAAGAGTTAAGAAATGCATTTAATGATATGTTACTTGGACTTCAATTAAAAGTTTGTACAAATATAAATGATATTTCACTTGCCCTAGAAAAATATGCAAAACTTGATTTTACTCATAGAATTGGGGGATGTAATAGTCAAGTGACAGTTGGATTAAATAAACTAGCTGACATTATAAACGATATGCTAGTAGAGAATAAATCAAATGGATTAACACTTGATGAAAGCTCTAATATTTTACTTGCTAATGTTGATAAGTTAAATATTAGCTCAAATGAAGCAGCAGCATCTTTAGAAGAAACAGCAGCTGCCTTAGAGCAAATCACTTCAAATATTAGGAATAATACTCAAACAATTGCAAAAATGTCTAGTTACTCAAGTAGTGTGACAAAATCTGCACATGATGGAGAACAACTAGCAAATCAAACAACAGTTGCAATGGATGAAATAAATACTCAAGTAAATCTAATCACTGATGCTATTAGTATAATTGATCAAATTGCATTCCAAACAAATATTCTAAGTTTAAATGCAGCTGTTGAAGCTGCAACTGCTGGAGAAGCTGGAAAAGGATTTGCAGTAGTTGCTGCAGAAGTGGGAAACCTTGCAAATAGATCAGCAGAAGCAGCTAAAGAGATAAAAACAATAGTAGAAAATGCAACATCAAAAGCAAATGATGGGAAACAAATTGCTAATAATATGATTGAAGGATACAAAGAGTTAAATCAAAATATTACAAATACAATTAATTTAATTTCTGATATAGAAATGTCAAGTAAAGAACAACTTTCTGGAATTGAGCAAATTAATGATGCTGTAAATAGTTTAGATAGACAAACTCAACAAAATGCAGCAATTGCATCACAAACCAATGATGTGGCTGTAATAACTGATGAAATAGCAAAACTAGTTGTATCAAATGCAAATGCAAAAGAGTTTCTAGGTAAAAATGAAGTTAGAGCTAAAAATATAAATGTAAAATAA
- a CDS encoding HAMP domain-containing methyl-accepting chemotaxis protein has protein sequence MLQNMRTKSKLSLLALIALISIMVIGIFGVIELKKVNSGLETVYNDRVIPLEQLKIIAEEYAINIVDTTHQTRNENFDFQKCIDNINLAESKIKKQWQAYISTTLTKEEAVLVKDVENLMVKGDEIAKKIKEACKNKNRDLLIQITVEELYQKIDPIGEKISALINLQLQVAKNETEIAYEIYQTSKTVIIIIIVMSFFILLGLSYLVIRDITGKLNNFKDGLLSFFSYLNRESSKVSLLNESSKDEFGEMAKVVNDNIERTQKSIEEDRRLIDETIAVLGEFEQGDLCQRLNISVSNPALMELKNVLNNMASNLESNIDNVLHILEEYSNYHYLQKISTKDIKEHLLKLANGVNTLGDSITGMLVENKANGLTLDKSSNILLANVDKLNISSNEAAASLEETAAALEQITSNIRNNTQNIAKMANYSKNVTASSNHGEQLANQTTVAMEEINVQVNSINEAITVIDQIAFQTNILSLNAAVEAATAGEAGKGFAVVAQEVRNLASRSAEAAKEIKLIVENATKKANDGKDIANNMIEGYKELNQNITNTINLIQDIEMSSKEQLMGIEQINDAVNQLDQQTQQNAAVASQTHDVALITDEIAKLVVTNADAKEFKGKNEVEAKAMNLKSNSSYDIGTNQVLHKKTNTQIISNKKDDVEWESF, from the coding sequence ATGTTACAAAATATGAGGACAAAGTCTAAATTATCATTACTTGCATTAATTGCATTAATAAGTATAATGGTAATAGGTATATTCGGAGTTATAGAATTAAAAAAGGTAAATAGTGGATTAGAAACGGTTTATAATGATAGAGTTATTCCTCTTGAACAATTGAAAATAATTGCAGAAGAATATGCAATAAACATTGTTGATACAACTCATCAAACTAGAAATGAAAATTTTGATTTTCAGAAATGTATAGATAATATTAATTTAGCAGAATCTAAAATAAAAAAACAGTGGCAAGCTTATATCTCTACAACTTTAACAAAAGAAGAAGCAGTTCTAGTAAAAGATGTTGAGAATCTTATGGTTAAAGGTGATGAAATTGCAAAAAAAATCAAAGAGGCTTGTAAAAATAAAAATAGAGATCTTTTAATTCAAATTACTGTTGAAGAACTTTATCAAAAAATTGATCCAATTGGTGAAAAAATTTCTGCATTAATAAATCTTCAACTTCAAGTTGCAAAAAATGAAACGGAAATAGCTTATGAAATTTATCAAACAAGTAAAACAGTAATTATAATTATAATTGTAATGTCTTTTTTTATTCTTTTAGGATTATCTTATTTAGTTATTAGAGATATTACTGGAAAATTAAACAATTTCAAAGATGGCTTATTATCATTTTTTTCATACTTAAATAGAGAATCTTCAAAAGTTTCATTATTAAATGAAAGCTCGAAAGATGAATTCGGAGAAATGGCAAAAGTAGTAAATGATAATATAGAAAGAACTCAAAAAAGTATTGAAGAAGATAGAAGATTAATTGATGAAACAATAGCTGTTTTAGGAGAATTTGAGCAAGGTGACTTATGTCAAAGATTAAATATCAGTGTTTCAAATCCTGCATTAATGGAATTAAAAAATGTATTAAACAATATGGCAAGTAATTTAGAATCAAATATTGATAATGTACTTCATATCTTAGAAGAGTATTCAAACTATCATTATCTTCAAAAGATTTCAACAAAAGATATAAAAGAACATCTTTTAAAACTAGCAAATGGTGTAAATACACTTGGGGATTCAATAACAGGAATGTTAGTAGAAAATAAAGCTAATGGATTAACTTTGGATAAAAGTTCAAATATTTTACTTGCAAATGTAGATAAATTAAATATAAGCTCAAATGAAGCAGCAGCATCTTTAGAAGAGACAGCCGCAGCCTTAGAACAAATTACTTCAAATATAAGAAATAATACGCAAAATATTGCAAAAATGGCGAATTATTCAAAAAATGTAACAGCATCTTCAAATCATGGTGAACAATTAGCAAATCAAACAACAGTAGCAATGGAAGAGATAAATGTACAAGTAAATTCTATTAATGAGGCAATTACAGTAATTGATCAAATAGCATTTCAAACAAATATTCTTTCTTTAAATGCAGCAGTAGAGGCAGCAACAGCTGGAGAAGCTGGAAAAGGATTTGCAGTAGTTGCTCAAGAAGTGAGAAATTTAGCGAGTAGAAGTGCAGAAGCAGCAAAAGAGATAAAACTTATAGTTGAAAATGCTACAAAAAAAGCAAATGATGGAAAAGATATAGCTAATAATATGATAGAAGGATATAAAGAGTTAAATCAAAATATCACAAATACTATTAACTTAATCCAAGATATAGAGATGTCAAGTAAAGAGCAATTAATGGGAATTGAGCAGATAAATGATGCAGTAAATCAATTAGACCAACAAACACAACAAAATGCAGCAGTAGCAAGTCAAACACATGATGTTGCATTAATAACAGATGAAATAGCGAAGCTAGTAGTTACCAATGCAGATGCAAAAGAGTTTAAAGGGAAAAATGAAGTTGAAGCAAAAGCCATGAATTTAAAATCAAATTCATCTTACGATATAGGAACAAATCAAGTACTACATAAAAAAACAAATACACAAATAATTTCAAATAAAAAAGATGATGTAGAATGGGAAAGCTTTTAG
- a CDS encoding HDOD domain-containing protein — protein MLENILEKIESLPPLPQTIEEIENFRKKKDKEIDELVKIIEKDALVITTLLKISNSALFGFRSKVETVGRVISLLGINFTIYVAISETFNNILTTDLSPYCINTEDFTKASSASYNLVNLWLGDVDNNLKEEILLASILQEIGKFILSELIVSRGLSEQFSKKIEEGIDTVDVEKELIGFTTSQVTAEIFKYWGFDDKLVNMIQFVDNTNICSAEYKQRAQVLDVIKTACNPYSLLSDSSTKKALKKAISYNLETDFLNKAIETLQNRLLEH, from the coding sequence GTGCTTGAAAATATTTTAGAGAAAATAGAATCTTTACCTCCTTTACCACAAACAATAGAAGAAATAGAAAATTTTAGAAAGAAAAAAGACAAAGAAATTGATGAGTTGGTAAAAATTATAGAAAAAGATGCTTTAGTTATAACAACACTTCTTAAAATTTCTAATTCAGCATTATTTGGTTTTCGATCAAAAGTTGAAACGGTAGGAAGAGTTATTAGTTTATTAGGAATTAATTTTACTATTTATGTGGCTATTAGTGAAACTTTTAACAATATTTTAACAACTGATTTATCTCCTTATTGCATAAATACAGAAGATTTTACTAAAGCTTCAAGTGCTTCTTATAATTTGGTAAATTTATGGTTAGGAGACGTTGATAATAATTTAAAAGAAGAAATTTTATTAGCTTCAATTTTACAAGAAATAGGTAAATTCATTTTATCTGAATTAATTGTTAGTAGGGGATTATCTGAACAATTCAGTAAAAAAATAGAAGAAGGTATTGATACAGTAGATGTTGAAAAAGAATTAATAGGATTTACAACATCTCAAGTTACAGCAGAGATATTTAAATATTGGGGTTTTGATGATAAATTAGTAAATATGATTCAATTTGTTGATAATACGAACATCTGTAGTGCGGAATATAAACAACGAGCTCAAGTTTTAGATGTTATAAAAACAGCTTGTAATCCATACTCTTTACTTAGTGATAGCAGTACTAAAAAAGCTCTAAAAAAAGCTATTTCATATAATTTAGAAACAGACTTTTTAAATAAAGCAATAGAAACTTTACAAAATAGATTATTAGAACATTAG
- a CDS encoding PAS domain-containing sensor histidine kinase, which yields MQDTNNIFMDLNEIINNSIEGILIIQNGFIQNMNQSLLDILGYEKKSDLIGNLATGILIPTSKEKFIKYNSKFFQEISLMTKNGDVIPVIIKIKDISFSNKDYKMVSILDLSELKEKEKMVLHQSKHSAMGEMISMIAHQWRQPLSCVSSMLSRIKLKNNMNNVDKEFLNNVLDEMNEYIQYMSNTIDDFRNFFSVDTKKELATLNEIVLIVFNMLDKSFSSQNIKIEIQNSELSKIRLFKSELIQILLNILNNARDAFLERNIQNSTIKISFFEDNDCQKIFIEDNAKGIDEKIIMNVFDPYFSTKAIKNGSGLGLYICKTILEKDSLGTIKVENKNAGAFFTVIVNKKN from the coding sequence ATGCAAGATACGAATAATATTTTTATGGATTTGAATGAAATAATAAATAATTCCATAGAAGGTATTTTAATAATTCAAAATGGTTTCATACAAAATATGAATCAATCACTTCTTGATATTTTAGGATATGAAAAGAAAAGTGATTTAATAGGAAATCTTGCAACAGGAATTTTAATTCCAACTTCAAAAGAAAAATTTATAAAATACAATAGTAAATTCTTTCAAGAAATTTCATTAATGACTAAAAATGGGGATGTTATTCCCGTTATTATAAAAATAAAAGATATATCTTTTTCAAATAAAGATTATAAAATGGTTTCTATTTTAGATTTAAGTGAATTAAAAGAGAAAGAAAAAATGGTACTTCACCAATCAAAACATTCTGCCATGGGTGAAATGATTTCTATGATTGCCCATCAATGGAGACAACCTTTATCTTGCGTTTCAAGTATGCTAAGTAGAATAAAACTAAAAAATAATATGAATAATGTAGATAAAGAGTTTTTAAATAATGTTTTAGATGAAATGAATGAATATATTCAATATATGTCAAATACTATTGATGATTTTAGAAATTTTTTTAGTGTTGATACAAAAAAAGAACTTGCTACTTTAAATGAAATAGTTCTTATTGTATTTAATATGCTTGATAAATCTTTTAGTTCTCAAAACATCAAAATTGAAATCCAAAATTCTGAATTGTCAAAAATAAGATTATTTAAAAGTGAATTAATTCAGATTTTACTAAATATATTAAATAATGCAAGAGATGCATTTTTAGAACGAAACATCCAAAATTCAACTATTAAAATTTCATTTTTTGAAGATAATGATTGTCAGAAGATTTTTATCGAAGATAATGCAAAAGGTATTGATGAGAAAATAATAATGAATGTTTTTGATCCATATTTTTCAACTAAAGCTATAAAAAATGGTTCTGGATTAGGTTTATATATTTGTAAAACTATCCTTGAAAAGGATAGTTTAGGGACAATAAAGGTAGAGAATAAAAATGCCGGAGCTTTTTTTACAGTTATTGTAAATAAAAAAAACTAA